Proteins encoded in a region of the Manis javanica isolate MJ-LG chromosome 15, MJ_LKY, whole genome shotgun sequence genome:
- the ADIPOR2 gene encoding adiponectin receptor protein 2 isoform X2, translating to MGMSPLLQAHHAMERMEEFVCKVWEGRWRVIAHDVLPDWLKDNDFLLHGHRPPMPSFRACFKSIFRIHTETGNIWTHLLGCVFFLCLGIFYMFRPNISFVAPLQEKVVFGLFFLGAILCLSFSWLFHTVYCHSEGVSRLFSKLDYSGIALLIMGSFVPWLYYSFYCNPQPCFIYLIVICVLGIAAIIVSQWDMFATPQYRGVRAGVFLGLGLSGIIPTLHYVISEGFLKAATIGQIGWLMLMAGLYITGAALYAARIPERFFPGKCDIWFHSHQLFHIFVVAGAFVHFHGVSNLQEFRFMVGGGCSEEEAL from the exons ATGGGCATGTCTCCTCTTTTACAAGCCCATCATGCTATGGAAAGAATGGAAGAGTTTGTTTGTAAG GTATGGGAAGGTCGATGGCGAGTAATTGCTCATGATGTGCTACCAGATTGGCTCAAGGATAATGACTTCCTTCTGCATGGACACCGGCCCCCTATGCCTTCTTTTCGGGCCTGTTTTAAGAGCATTTTCAGGATACACACAGAGACAGGCAACATCTGGACACATCTCTTAG GTTGTGTGTTCTTCCTGTGCCTGGGGATCTTTTATATGTTTCGCCCAAACATCTCTTTTGTGGCCCCACTGCAAGAGAAGGTCGtctttggattgttcttcttggGGGCCATcctctgcctttctttttcctggctCTTCCACACAGTCTACTGCCACTCAGAAGGGGTCTCCCGGCTCTTCTCAAA ACTGGATTACTCTGGCATTGCTCTTCTGATTATGGGAAGTTTTGTTCCCtggctttattattctttctactGTAACCCACAACCTTGCTTCATCTACTTGATTGTCATCTGTGTGCTGGGCATCGCAGCCATTATAGTCTCCCAGTGGGACATGTTTGCCACCCCTCAGTATCGAGGAGTAAGAGCAG GTGTGTTTTTGGGCCTCGGCCTGAGTGGAATCATTCCTACCTTGCACTATGTCATCTCGGAGGGGTTCCTGAAGGCGGCCACAATAGGGCAGATTGGCTGGCTGATGCTCATGGCCGGCCTCTATATCACGGGAGCAGCCCTGTACGCTGCTCGCATCCCCGAACGCTTCTTCCCTGGCAAGTGTGACATCTGG TTCCACTCTCATCAGCTGTTTCACATCTTCGTGGTCGCTGGCGCTTTTGTTCACTTCCATGGTGTCTCAAACCTCCAGGAGTTCCGCTTCATGGTCGGTGGCGGCTGCAGTGAAGAGGAAGCACTGTGA